In Nicotiana tabacum cultivar K326 chromosome 19, ASM71507v2, whole genome shotgun sequence, one DNA window encodes the following:
- the LOC142173392 gene encoding secreted RxLR effector protein 161-like: MYAMVCTRPDICQAVGLVSRYQTDPGLAHWQAVKRIMRYLKGTADYALCYQGGKDLRLVRYSDADHGGDLDERKSTSGYVFLLSDGAISWSSKKQSHVSLSTMEAKYVALASAA, from the coding sequence ATGTATGCTATGGTGTGCACTAGACCTGATATCTGTCAAGCAGTTGGCTTGGTAAGTAGATATCAAACCGACCCAGGTTTAGCACATTGGCAAGCAGTAAAGAGGATCATGAGATATCTAAAGGGAACTGCTGATTATGCCCTTTGTTATCAAGGCGGCAAGGATCTGCGATTAGTTCGATACAGTGATGCTGATCATGGAGGAGATCTAGACGAAAGAAAGTCTACCTCAGGATATGTGTTCTTACTCAGTGATGGTGCCATATCATGGAGTAGTAAGAAACAATCACATGTATCACTATCTACGATGGAAGCCAAATATGTGGCTCTCGCTTCAGCAGCATAA